Proteins encoded by one window of Hylaeus volcanicus isolate JK05 chromosome 7, UHH_iyHylVolc1.0_haploid, whole genome shotgun sequence:
- the LOC128879699 gene encoding enolase-phosphatase E1: MAGEKRTQDQEETLLSETVILVDIEGTTTSISFVKDTLFPYVRENLKKYIETKWDDEEFKQDYEKLKEQAKKDEEEKVEGFVPMVGSNTEEQKESLMKNVLWQMDCDRKTGALKQLQGHMWREAYNSKAVKAHVYEDVPKALESWTNNGRKVYVYSSGSVEAQKLLFGHSVHGDLLKYFSGYFDTEVGSKQESSSYKTISNKIGADPSSILFLTDTVKEAAAAKETGLSTVILLREGNVALSDEERVTFTTIKSFLDLTFQTSTKRQKLEATETQENVTKAAPDVCEPMDTSEDVEMKDVSEKKDEKVEAKEAVEVETKECVKEAKSQKETKKSDTKTEEPMIIDAKDTPNTEKVTENVATAKVDQLSEVSTKAGNCENVPVVNKNAESTSVPSKSDADKPVEPEKVGKLVNAVEKIVEPTSVEATPATDAADVAACEPKVKYEQVSITESKTDEATNVAKETKPEASKVSDVKTNENPTEEKGSSSSSVEEKLEVSTCKTEKEAKEESLSSAKSADKITTNPSVTETEKSGTEVSSAKPAQESTKIEEKPTENGDVSLTNAEKVTAPTITESEATSNKAETNAEIKNVKEAVTEKKPEVETESVNEKSPKAKEAEETAVPVKDAEKNEVSTDASKEESTEKSVKEETVVGEVKETNATVDSEKKKLNGTTQNGDTDAPVTDDKLHRNGLNEGSSNENVNSSTSESTSAQNGEPESSSEANSESIKVKKVVDSTVADGAGEPDVVPPVVVAATS; this comes from the exons ATGGCCGGGGAAAAGCGTACCCAGGATCAAGAGGAAACCTTGCTCTCGGAAACGGTGATCTTGGTTGACATCGAAGGCACAACGACGAGCATAAGCTTCGTGAAG GACACACTTTTTCCTTATGTACGAGAGaacttaaagaaatatatcgaAACTAAATGGGATGATGAGGAGTTCAAGCAAGactatgaaaaattgaaagaacaG GCAAAgaaagatgaagaagaaaaagttgaaGGGTTTGTACCTATGGTTGGTTCTAACACAGAAGAGCAGAAAGAGTCacttatgaaaaatgtattatggCAAATGGATTGTGATCGTAAAACTGGTGCATTGAAACAGTTACAAGGACATATGTGGCGTGAAGCTTACAATTCTAAAGCAGTTAAAGCACA cGTTTACGAAGATGTGCCGAAAGCATTAGAATCATGGACAAACAACGGTAGAAAAGTCTATGTTTATTCGAGTGGTAGCGTCGAAGCACAAAAACTTCTGTTTGGACATTCTGTGCATGGCGATTTACTTAAg TATTTCAGTGGTTATTTTGATACTGAAGTAGGCTCGAAGCAGGAATCGAGTAGTTATAAAActatatcgaataaaattggaGCAGACCCATCCAGTATACTCTTCCTTACTGATACTGTTAAAG AAGCTGCAGCTGCTAAAGAAACAGGCTTATCAACCGTCATACTACTACGCGAAGGTAATGTTGCTCTTTCAGATGAAGAAAGAGTAACTTTTACAACCATTAAGTCATTCCTAGACTTAACATTTCAAACTTCAACGAAGCGACAAAAGTTAGAAGCAACGGAAACGCAAGAAAATGTAACTAAGGCTGCGCCTGATGTTTGTGAACCGATGGATACTTCCGAAGATGTTGAAATGAAAGATGTCAGTGAGAAAAAGGATGAGAAGGTGGAAGCGAAGGAAGCCGTCGAAGTAGAAACAAAAGAATGTGTTAAAGAAGCAAAGTCGCAGAAAGAAACTAAAAAGTCAGATACGAAAACGGAAGAACCTATGATTATCGATGCAAAAGATACACCAAACACTGAAAAGGTAACGGAAAATGTAGCAACAGCTAAAGTAGACCAACTATCAGAGGTGAGTACAAAAGCAGGCAATTGTGAAAATGTACCCGTCGTGAATAAAAATGCCGAATCAACATCAGTACCTTCAAAGAGTGATGCGGATAAGCCCGTAGAGCCTGAAAAAGTAGGTAAACTTGTGAATGCAGTAGAAAAAATCGTTGAACCAACATCTGTAGAGGCGACTCCTGCTACTGATGCCGCAGACGTTGCGGCATGCGAGCCTAAAGTTAAGTATGAACAAGTTTCTATTACAGAGAGTAAGACTGATGAAGCCACAAATgtcgcgaaagaaacaaaaccCGAAGCCAGTAAAGTGTCAGATGTAAAAACTAACGAAAATCCAACAGAAGAAAAGGGCAGTAGTAGCAGCAGTGTAGAAGAGAAGCTAGAAGTAAGCACTTGTAAAACCGAAAAAGAAGCGAAAGAGGAGTCGCTGTCCAGTGCCAAGTCCGCTGACAAAATTACAACTAATCCTAGTGTAACAGAAACCGAGAAATCAGGAACCGAGGTATCTTCGGCGAAACCTGCACAAGAATCTACGAAGATAGAGGAGAAACCCACAGAAAATGGTGATGTTTCATTAACAAATGCAGAAAAAGTAACCGCGCCAACGATAACGGAATCAGAAGCTACTAGTAACAAAGCGGAAACAAACGCTGAAATCAAAAATGTAAAGGAAGCAGTCACGGAAAAGAAACCGGAAGTAGAGACAGAATCTGTTAATGAAAAGTCTCCCAAAGCGAAAGAAGCAGAAGAAACAGCAGTGCCTGTGAAAGATGCCGAGAAAAATGAAGTTAGTACCGATGCATCAAAAGAAGAATCGACAGAGAAATCAGTGAAAGAAGAAACTGTAGTGGGCGAAGTGAAAGAAACAAATGCAACAGTGGATtccgaaaagaaaaaattaaacggtaCAACACAAAATGGAGATACAGATGCGCCAGTGACGGATGATAAGTTGCACAGAAACGGACTGAATGAGGGATCATCAAATGAAAACGTTAATTCGTCAACAAGCGAAAGCACGTCGGCGCAGAATGGCGAACCAGAGAGTTCCTCAGAGGCTAACTCAGAATCTATAAAAGTCAAAAAAGTCGTTGATTCTACAGTAGCCGATGGTGCCGGCGAACCCGACGTTGTTCCCCCTGTAGTTGTAGCTGCGACGTCTTAA
- the LOC128879589 gene encoding gamma-tubulin complex component 4 — protein sequence MLHEVLLSLWGCSTNVLEILESDTVDLEKYLHPGERALLKKILDIVDQCNIIRNFIQEFTTSNILSSSDELQHIGQSLYLQALCEGMDEALEPFRKEIVDLENVVLNDSYTPLSLILCHVQKYICLFSVLNSIIKEIHTQKLHGCKLLQCLHQNVHTGIPEVKAALEKMACCVHRVFYKHITSWLLYGHLEDMYNEFFIKKISEGQNSLILVDNKNNVIEAMNTKFNSDMWNYNVQIDMLPSYIRPSLAIKILTIGQTIIMFGNDPRQKKDFGVDDQTENSIWGDKEYEYFHKLQNLQKEPVFNIVKFERTIDELKQSITELLWRVAVEEAQLVQQLKLVKDFFLMGRGDLFLEFIRLTAHILNKPPTNHTSRDINLAFQIALRKIHLNDESAMDSFNFVIPVPTEDTEDIELKGAKESEDVELESTGFTEKEREDPIERRGWGMIILKYKVIWPLHLLFSPSALNDYNVLFRFLLRVKKTQIELWNLWSEHMYKKKIDIGVIQLRNNLIFIIDNLQYYLQVDVLESQYTIMETNMKNTLNFEDVQKAHSIFLANVMSQTFLLGSSTERKNPVNKLIKLLLRLCDDFILQASMWEVGNLILTEKEELKTLSDTLECLMSWLTKTLNRVRAQPSGEHLAQLLLRLDFNRWFSKKM from the exons ATGTTGCACGAAGTACTACTATCACTGTGGGGATGTTCAACTAACGTTTTGGAAATATTGGAATCAGAT actgtggatcttgaaaaatatttacatcctGGGGAACGTgcattacttaaaaaaatattggacaTAGTTGACCAGTGCAATATTATTAGGAACTTTATTCAAGAATTTACcacatcaaatattttaagttcCAGTGATG AATTACAACACATTGGCCAAAGTCTATATTTACAAGCTCTTTGTGAAGGAATGGATGAAGCTTTAGAACCATTTCGCAAGGAGATTGTTGatttagaaaatgttgttcTTAATGACAGTTATACACCATTGTCATTAATTCTTTGCCATGTCCAAAAGTacatatgtttattttctgttctaaattctattataaaagag ATTCATACACAAAAACTTCATGGTTGTAAACTGCTACAATGTTTACATCAAAATGTACATACTGGTATTCCAGAAGTAAAGGCAGCTttagaaaa aatGGCCTGTTGTGTACATAGAGTTTTTTACAAACACATAACAAGTTGGCTTTTGTATGGTCATTTAGAAGACATGTACAATGAgttcttcattaaaaaaatatctgaaGGACAAAACAGTTTAATATTagtagataataaaaataatgtcatTGAGGCAATGaatactaaatttaattcagaTATGTGGAACTACAATGTTCAAATAGATATGCTTCCATCTTACATTAGACCATCTTTAgcaatcaaaattttgactATAGGGCAAACTATCATAATGTTCGGAAATGATCCAAGACAAAAGAAAG attttgGTGTAGACGATCAGACTGAAAACTCTATATGGGGAGACAAggaatatgaatattttcataagcTTCAAAATCTTCAAAAAGAACCTGTATTTAACATTGTTAaatttgaacgtacaattGATGAATTAAAACAGTCTATAACTGAGCTTCTATGGCGAGTTGCTGTTGAAGAAGCACAGCTTGTACAACAACTTAAATTAgtaaaagatttttttcttatggGACGGGGTGAtttgtttcttgaatttatAAGACTCACTGCacatatattgaataaacCACCAACAAATCATACATCTAGAGATATCAATTTAGCTTTCCAAATAGCACTTAGAAAAATACACTTAAACGATGAGAGTGCTATGgatagttttaattttgtaataccAGTTCCGACAGAAGATACTGAAGATATCGAGTTAAAAGGTGCAAAAGAAAGTGAAGATGTTGAGTTAGAAAGTACAGGATTTACTGAGAAAGAACGTGAAGATCCCATTg AAAGACGCGGTTGGGGCATGATCATTCTAAAGTATAAAGTCATATGGCCATTACACTTATTATTTAGTCCATCTGCTTTAAATGATTACAACGTATTATTCCGCTTTTTGTTAAGAGTTAAGAAAACACAAATTGAGCTATGGAATCTTTGGAGTgaacatatgtataaaaaaaagat tgaTATTGGTGTGATTCAACTAAGaaataacttaatttttattatcgataatttaCAATACTACTTACAAGTGGATGTATTAGAGAGTCAGTACACTATCATGgaaacaaatatgaaaaatactcTAAATTTTGAAGATGTTCAAAAAGCGCACTCTATTTTTTTGGCTAATGTTATGtcacaaacatttttattaggaaGTTCAACAGAACGAAAAAATCct gTAAATAAACTAATCAAACTTTTGCTACGACTTTGCGACGATTTTATCTTGCAAGCATCAATGTGGGAAGTAGGTAACTTAATTTTAACAGAGAAAGAAGAACTCAAAACGTTGTCTGATACTCTTGAATGTTTAATGAGTTGGCTGACTAAAACATTGAATAGAGTGCGTGCACAACCTAGCGGAGAACATTTAGctcaattattattacgacTAGACTTTAATAGATGGTTTAgcaagaaaatgtaa
- the LOC128879588 gene encoding zinc finger protein 665-like — protein MDVSEDALICRLCGVNLVEGKCKDIFEESADLLHKMKEILPISISIDDSGSKRICLPCYDKIILCYKFIQDVAEHSKTLENASQMKSFFDLSREVTNFSKLHSDAVYTCPNCNVDLMILLVSNPQDCDYTFQISLAMVNHSEKNHIVKEKNIQVHKNVIIFNDVKKNNIHTKDEYKATNSEDIENIQNQVSLASPILEEAEEDINYVNVLSSKENLETVQQKKIKRKLGNLNFYDNSISRLKVPKLEEISYASNENLLTCDYDSPDPLIKVEPECNNICWLDSEIDCKSEKDMVESQDTVSEKDKREENDIYKGCLKYVCELCGTRYLSHLKYEFHIERHKLDKIHKYECTVCNKEASSENLLWDHYFHTHKSLQRFICTECGKLFAKRSRLNSHQKDYNHSGIKQVQVGTSGGTISTDVIEEAIAISKADKISVNCNLCGKLISNLDPDAINDLVTCVTCEDSTLSLMVDGNETKVISPRQYHCSKCPKHFVRRERLEFHEMRHSENMNEFICSTCGKDFRAENSLYEHYLFVHKGARPHICELCGKSFQLKARLKEHHRIHTGERPYQCDICGQRCRTTNALKLHRKIHFSNNRYTCNVCNKSFSKKQNMNEHLEKHWKNDKNVTLPQLFTCPICLENFPTYRMLKYHMIDVHEIDNQDPILTKQKPWYECVECHEKFKHQMSLKAHKERVHEGRIDPLYQCDVCNATYRVKQLLVNHIKSKHNGERRYKCAQCEKGFNDTKSLYNHVLLHTGKKPFACEYCNMSFRRKDSRDHHRRKHTGEQPYQCPDCGESFSTYNNRSKHRKREHGERDPECPECGETCNNKQEIRIHLNKHLGEKLKKLQNIQSEEM, from the exons ATGGATGTATCAGAGGATGCATTAATATGTCGTTTATGTGGTGTTAACCTTGTGGAAGGAAAATGCAaagatatttttgaagaatcaGCTGACTTActacataaaatgaaagaaattctacCAATTTCA ATATCTATAGACGATAGTGGTTCAAAACGCATATGCTTGCCAtgttatgacaaaattattctctgctacaaatttattcaagatgTAGCAGAGCATTCTAAAACATTAGAAAACGCATCGCAAATGAAATCCTTTTTTGATTTGTCCAGAgaagtaacaaatttttcgaaacttCATAGTGATGCTGTATATACATGTCCAAATTGTAATGTAgatttaatgattttattagTCAGTAATCCACAAGACTGTGATTATACCTTCCAAATCTCATTAGCTATGGTAAATCATTCTGAAAAGAATcatattgtaaaagaaaagaatatacaagtacataaaaatgtaataattttcaatgatgttaaaaagaataatatacatacaaaagaTGAGTATAAGGCAACAAACTCAgaagatattgaaaatatacaaaatcaaGTGAGTCTTGCATCACCTATATTagaagaagcagaagaagatataaattatgttaacGTATTATCTAGCAaggaaaatttagaaactgtacaacaaaaaaagataaaaagaaaacttggtaatttaaatttttatgataattCTATTAGCCGATTAAAAGTACCAAAGTTAGAAGAAATATCATATGCATCCAATGAGAATTTATTGACCTGTGATTATGATTCTCCAGATCCATTAATAAAAGTGGAACCtgaatgcaataatatttgttggTTAGACAGCGAAATTGACTGTAAGAGTGAAAAAGATATGGTTGAATCACAAGATACAGTATCTGAAAAGGAtaaacgagaagaaaacgaTATATATAAAGGTTGCTTGAAGTATGTATGTGAACTATGCGGAACACGTTATCTTTCACATTTAAAATATGAGTTTCATATAGAAAGACACAAATTAGATAAAATACATAAGTATGAATGTACAGTATGTAACAAAGAAGCAAGTAGTGAAAATTTATTGTGGgatcattattttcatacgCATAAAAGTTTACAACGTTTTATTTGCACAGAATGTGGGAAATTATTTGCAAAACGATCCAGATTAAATAGTCATCAGAAGGATTACAACCATTCTGGTATAAAACAGGTACAAGTTGGTACTAGCGGTGGTACTATTAGCACAGATGTTATAGAAGAGGCTATAGCAATATCAAAAGCAGACAAGATTTCTGTAAACTGCAATCTctgtggaaaattaatttcaaacttaGATCCAGATGCTATTAACGACTTAGTTACATGTGTTACTTGTGAAGATTCTACACTTTCTTTAATGGTAGATGGAAATGAGACAAAAGTAATCTCTCCTCGGCAGTATCATTGTTCTAAATGTCCTAAGCATTTTGTACGAAGAGAAAGACTAGAATTTCACGAAATGAGACATAGCGAAAATATGAATGAGTTCATTTGTAGTACGTGCGGAAAAGATTTTAGAGCAGAAAATTCATTATATGAACATTATCTTTTTGTTCACAAAGGTGCAAGACCTCACATCTGTGAATTATGTGGTAAATCGTTTCAGTTGAAGGCTAGATTAAAAGAACACCACCGTATTCATACAGGTGAAAGACCATATCAATGCGACATCTGTGGTCAACGATGTAGAACAACAAATGCTCTAAAACttcatagaaaaattcacTTTTCCAATAATAGGTATACCTGTAATGTATGTAATAAATCGTTTagtaagaaacaaaatatgaatgaaCATTTAGAAAAACATTGGAAAAACGATAAGAATGTAACATTACCGCAATTATTTACGTGTCCTATTTGCTTAGAAAACTTTCCTACATATCGTATGCTAAAGTATCATATGATAGACGTTCATGAAATAGATAACCAGGATCCAATTTTGACTAAGCAAAAGCCTTGGTACGAATGCGTAGAATGTCATGAAAAGTTTAAACATCAAATGTCTTTAAAGGCTCATAAAGAGAGAGTACATGAAGGAAGAATAGATCCTCTCTATCAGTGCGATGTCTGCAACGCTACTTATAGAGTTAAACAACTTTTAGTAAACCacattaaaagtaaacatAACGGCGAAAGACGTTATAAGTGCGCACAATGTGAAAAGGGATTTAATGATACTAAATCCTTATACAATCATGTATTATTGCATACAGGTAAAAAACCGTTTGCTTGCGAATATTGCAATATGAGTTTCCGAAGGAAAGATTCTAGAGATCATCATCGCCGAAAACATACAGGTGAACAACCATATCAATGTCCAGACTGTGGTGAATCATTTTCTACTTACAACAATCGATCTAAACATCGAAAACGTGAACATGGAGAAAGAGATCCTGAGTGTCCTGAATGTGGGGAGACGTGTAAcaataaacaagaaattagaattcatttaaacaaacatcttggagaaaaattaaagaaattgcaaAACATACAATCTGAAGAGATGTAA
- the LOC128879591 gene encoding osteoclast-stimulating factor 1-like, whose product MTTKMTTSVQTPVPPKTVWKPGKVKVVRALYKYTAQNADELSFDEGEVLYVYDKNTEPNWWRAKCGNQDGLVPANYVEEQTEEIELPLHDAARRGNLSLLTEYIKQGVLATSLDAMGNIPLYWAARAGHLDCVKKLLSTPNPVINVQNKMGETPLHVAASRGHIDVVNLLLDYGADPTIKNNDNLVAEQLSSDLSIKNIIQLSQRQSNKTYGYTDDDYNDDSD is encoded by the exons atgaCTACGAAGATGACTACATCTGTGCAAACACCTGTACCACCCAAAACTGTTTGGAAGcctg gtaaGGTGAAAGTTGTGCGagcattatataaatacacagCACAAAAT gCAGATGAACTATCCTTTGATGAAGGTGAAGTTCTTTATGtttatgataaaaatacagaacCAAATTGGTGGAGAGCAAAATGTGGAAATCAAGATGGTCTTGTACCTGCCAATTATG TTGAAGAACAAactgaagaaattgaattgcCATTACATGATGCTGCAAGGCGTGGAAATCTTTCACTATTAACAGAATATATAAAGCAAGGAGTTTTGGCTACAAGTTTGGATGCAATGGGTAATATTCCACTGTATTGGGCTGCACGTGCTGGTCACCTCGATTGTGTCAAGAAACTTTTAAGTACACCAAATCCTGTAATTAATGTTCAA AATAAAATGGGTGAAACACCATTACATGTGGCAGCAAGTCGAGGACATATAGATGTGGTAAATCTATTATTGGATTATGGTGCAGAtccaacaataaaaaataatgataatttagTTGCTGAACAATTGTCTTCTGATCTCTCAATtaagaatataatacaattgaGTCAACGTCAGTCTAATAAAACGTATGGGTACACAGATGATGATTATAATGACGACAGTGATTAA
- the LOC128879590 gene encoding isopentenyl-diphosphate Delta-isomerase 1 has product MIAKTMRVCAIARKLTSTVRTFSSTQTAPLQEAALEERCILVDESDKPLGEATKRDCHTVNTEGQVPLHRAFSVFLFNNAGELLLQKRSANKITFPNHYTNTCCSHPLAEIPGESEEHEAIGVRRAAQRRLNYELGIPLNQIVPSDFFYLTRIHYQAVNGYWGEHEIDYVLFVQRDNVTLNKNPDEISELHWVSRSDCDQFVKHLDSPLTPWFKLILKHQLPLWWDNLHALEKMQDHNTIQRFT; this is encoded by the exons ATGATCGCTAAAACGATGAGAGTATGTGCTATTGCACGGAAACTAACATCTACAGTGAGAACTTTTAGTAGTACACAAACAGCTCCATTGCAAGAGGCTGCATTAGAAGAACGCTGTATTCTTGTCGATGAATCTGATAAACCCCTTGGTGAAGCTACGAAAAGAGATTGTCATACTGTTAACACAGAAGGGCAAGTTCCGCTTCATAGAGCATTtagtgtttttctttttaataatgcaGGGGAATTGTTACTTCAGAAACGGTCTGCTAATAAG aTAACATTTCCAAACCATTACACAAACACATGTTGTAGTCATCCATTAGCTGAGATTCCTGGTGAATCTGAAGAGCATGAAGCAATAGGAGTCCGTAGAGCAGCCCAAAGAAGACTCAATTACGAATTAGGAATTCCTTTGAATCAAATTGTACCATCGgacttcttttatttaacaagaaTTCATTATCAAGCAGTGAATGGTTATTGGGGTGAACATGAAATAGATTATGTGTTATTTGTGCAACGAGATAACGTAACATTGAACAAAAATCCTGATGAAATTAGCGAGCTTCATTGGGTGTCACGATCTGATTGTGATCAGTTTGTGAAACATCTTGACTCGCCATTAACTCCATGGTTCAAGTTGATTCTGAAACATCAGTTACCACTTTGGTGGGATAATCTACATGCACTGGAAAAAATGCAAGATCACAATACAATACAaagatttacataa